From a single Nissabacter sp. SGAir0207 genomic region:
- a CDS encoding GNAT family N-acetyltransferase, producing MKFTLTATPQPDDIEAIKNGLRAYNTPFLGEAKMQELAVMLTDNRGNRLAGLSGSTLGHWLRIDFLWVDPTLRGQDIGTQLIQQAEEEARRRGCRFAQVDTFSFQARPFYERNGYQCRMALEEYLTDVESPDAAYHQRFYLSKTL from the coding sequence ATGAAATTTACCCTGACCGCCACTCCCCAGCCCGATGACATCGAAGCGATCAAAAATGGCCTGCGCGCCTACAACACGCCCTTTCTTGGCGAGGCCAAAATGCAGGAGCTGGCGGTGATGCTGACCGACAACCGTGGCAACCGGCTGGCAGGACTGTCTGGCTCCACGCTCGGCCACTGGTTGCGCATCGATTTTCTCTGGGTCGATCCCACCTTGCGCGGGCAGGATATTGGCACCCAGCTGATCCAACAGGCGGAGGAGGAGGCGCGTCGGCGCGGTTGCCGCTTCGCGCAGGTCGATACCTTCAGCTTTCAGGCGCGCCCGTTCTATGAGCGCAACGGCTACCAGTGCCGCATGGCGCTGGAGGAGTACCTAACAGACGTGGAGTCGCCGGACGCGGCCTACCACCAGCGCTTCTACCTCTCAAAGACGCTCTAG
- a CDS encoding DJ-1/PfpI family protein, translating into MSKRVAILLAEGFEEAEAVIVLDVLQRLGVEVVTLACQPDRQVVSYHGLSVTADALLADCEGVLFDAVVLPGGPQGTVNLAANGEVLDLIRRHDRAGRWICPLCSAAARVLGGNQLLQGRRYVCSGDLHENVTDGTYVDQPVVEDGNLISGKGLGVAFDFAFHLAWRLTGKREEVNFQAEHIYYDNWRVPSSD; encoded by the coding sequence ATGAGCAAACGTGTTGCGATCTTGTTAGCCGAGGGCTTTGAAGAGGCGGAAGCGGTGATCGTGCTGGATGTGTTGCAACGGCTGGGGGTGGAAGTGGTCACCCTCGCCTGCCAACCGGATCGCCAGGTGGTGAGTTACCACGGCCTCTCCGTCACCGCCGACGCGCTGCTGGCAGATTGCGAAGGCGTGCTGTTTGACGCCGTGGTGCTGCCCGGCGGGCCGCAGGGCACCGTCAATCTGGCTGCCAACGGCGAGGTGCTCGACCTGATCCGCCGCCACGACCGCGCGGGCCGCTGGATCTGCCCGCTCTGCTCCGCGGCAGCGCGGGTGCTCGGTGGCAACCAGCTGTTGCAGGGGCGGCGCTATGTCTGCTCCGGCGACCTCCATGAAAACGTGACGGACGGCACCTACGTTGACCAGCCGGTGGTAGAGGATGGCAACCTGATCAGCGGCAAGGGGCTGGGCGTTGCGTTTGACTTCGCCTTCCACCTCGCCTGGCGGCTGACCGGCAAGCGGGAAGAGGTCAATTTCCAGGCAGAACACATCTATTACGACAACTGGCGCGTACCCTCCTCCGATTAA
- a CDS encoding DedA family protein produces the protein MPDIAHFITEYGYWALLAGCLLEGETITLLGGIAAHHGLLKLPWVLAVVALGGCLGDQILFFLGRAFGPTLLGKLKRRQAQIERANQLINHHPLLFVLGVRFMYGFRLIGPLIIGASRMPVPRFVAINILGACLWALVWVLLGYFCGHFIEGLLRSFDNSFSVVLGLVAIVAAVLLVKYLLGRSARSRSNHS, from the coding sequence ATGCCGGATATCGCACACTTTATTACTGAGTATGGCTACTGGGCGCTGCTGGCCGGCTGCCTGCTGGAGGGGGAGACCATCACGCTGCTGGGCGGCATCGCGGCTCACCACGGCCTGCTGAAGCTGCCGTGGGTACTGGCGGTGGTGGCGCTGGGCGGCTGCTTGGGCGACCAGATTTTGTTTTTCCTTGGGCGGGCTTTTGGCCCGACGCTACTGGGCAAACTCAAACGGCGGCAGGCGCAGATTGAGCGTGCCAACCAACTGATTAACCACCATCCGCTGCTGTTCGTGCTCGGGGTGCGCTTTATGTATGGCTTCCGGCTGATTGGCCCGCTGATTATCGGTGCCAGCCGGATGCCGGTGCCGCGGTTTGTCGCCATCAATATCCTTGGGGCCTGCCTCTGGGCGCTGGTCTGGGTGCTGCTGGGCTACTTCTGCGGCCACTTCATCGAGGGGTTGCTGCGCTCCTTCGACAACTCATTTTCGGTGGTACTGGGGCTGGTGGCGATCGTCGCGGCGGTGCTGCTGGTGAAGTACCTGCTCGGCCGCTCGGCGCGATCCCGCTCCAACCACTCCTGA
- the urtE gene encoding urea ABC transporter ATP-binding subunit UrtE, with protein MLEVNELNQYYGGSHILRGLSFEARIGEVTCLLGRNGVGKTTLLKCLMGLLPARSGTIRWQGEGIGQRKPHQRVQAGIAYVPQGRDIFPRLTVEENLLMGLARFPGKQAKAVPEEIYHLFPVLWEMRQRRGGDLSGGQQQQLAIGRALACRPQLLILDEPTEGIQPSVIKEIGQVIRTLAARGDMAILLVEQFYDFAAGLADSYLVMSRGCIVQRGRGDQMEADGVRGLVAI; from the coding sequence ATGTTAGAGGTCAATGAACTGAACCAGTACTACGGCGGCAGCCACATCCTGCGTGGCCTCTCGTTTGAGGCGCGCATCGGCGAGGTGACGTGCCTGCTGGGGCGCAACGGCGTGGGCAAAACCACCCTGCTGAAGTGCCTGATGGGGCTGCTGCCAGCGCGCTCCGGCACCATCCGCTGGCAGGGCGAGGGCATCGGCCAGCGCAAGCCGCACCAGCGGGTGCAGGCGGGCATCGCCTATGTGCCGCAGGGGCGCGACATCTTCCCGCGCCTGACGGTGGAGGAGAATTTGCTGATGGGGCTGGCGCGCTTTCCCGGCAAGCAGGCGAAAGCGGTGCCGGAGGAGATCTACCACCTGTTCCCGGTACTGTGGGAGATGCGGCAGCGGCGTGGCGGCGATCTCTCCGGCGGCCAGCAACAGCAGTTGGCGATTGGCCGCGCGCTGGCCTGTCGGCCGCAGCTGCTGATTCTGGATGAGCCGACCGAGGGCATCCAGCCGTCGGTGATTAAGGAGATAGGCCAGGTGATCCGCACTCTGGCGGCGCGCGGCGACATGGCGATTTTGCTGGTGGAGCAGTTCTACGACTTTGCCGCCGGGTTGGCGGACAGCTATCTGGTGATGTCACGCGGATGCATTGTGCAGCGTGGCCGCGGCGACCAGATGGAGGCCGATGGCGTGCGCGGTCTGGTGGCGATTTAG
- a CDS encoding SDR family oxidoreductase codes for MEPTDKKGISRRQVVGGMLGGVAASMTLPGVAQAAVPPAGSSSGQAVPLAVKKNPIDQYPKPPFERQPQEPPGLASKMQPRPDHGENSYRGSGKLVGRKALITGGDSGIGRAAAIAYAREGADVAINYLPVEEPDAREVIDLIRAEGRNAVAIPGDLRDEAFCKRLVSEAVEKLGGLDILVNNAGHQQTVDSILDLTSEQFDTTFKTNVYAMFWLTKAAMPHLQPGAAIINTASVQAFKPGEALLDYASTKAAIVAFTKSLAKQVAQKGIRVNAVAPGPYWTPLQPSGGQTQEKLTQFGSDTPYGRPGQPVEIAPLYVLFASQEASYSSGQVWCSDGGNGTV; via the coding sequence ATGGAACCGACAGACAAGAAAGGTATCTCACGGCGGCAGGTCGTGGGCGGGATGCTGGGCGGGGTGGCTGCCAGCATGACACTGCCGGGCGTGGCGCAGGCCGCGGTGCCGCCGGCAGGCAGTAGCAGCGGGCAGGCCGTGCCGCTGGCAGTCAAAAAGAACCCGATCGACCAGTACCCCAAACCGCCCTTTGAACGTCAACCACAGGAGCCGCCCGGCCTTGCCAGCAAGATGCAGCCGCGCCCTGACCACGGTGAGAACAGCTATCGCGGCTCCGGCAAGCTGGTGGGCCGCAAGGCGCTGATCACCGGCGGTGACTCCGGCATCGGCCGCGCCGCCGCTATTGCCTATGCCCGCGAAGGGGCCGATGTCGCCATCAACTACCTGCCCGTGGAGGAGCCGGACGCACGTGAGGTGATCGATCTGATCCGCGCCGAGGGGCGCAATGCCGTGGCGATCCCTGGCGATCTGCGTGATGAGGCCTTCTGCAAACGGCTGGTGAGTGAGGCAGTGGAGAAGCTGGGCGGGCTGGACATTCTGGTCAATAATGCGGGCCACCAGCAGACCGTGGACTCCATCCTCGACCTGACCAGCGAGCAGTTCGACACCACCTTCAAAACCAACGTCTACGCGATGTTCTGGCTGACCAAGGCGGCGATGCCCCACCTGCAACCCGGCGCGGCGATCATCAACACCGCCTCGGTGCAGGCTTTCAAGCCCGGCGAGGCGCTGCTGGACTATGCCTCCACCAAGGCAGCGATCGTGGCCTTCACCAAGTCGCTGGCCAAGCAGGTGGCGCAGAAGGGCATTCGCGTCAACGCCGTGGCCCCCGGCCCCTACTGGACACCGCTGCAACCCAGCGGCGGCCAGACACAGGAGAAGCTGACGCAGTTCGGCAGCGACACCCCCTATGGCCGTCCCGGCCAGCCGGTGGAGATCGCCCCGCTCTACGTGCTGTTCGCGTCACAGGAGGCCAGCTACTCCTCCGGGCAGGTCTGGTGCTCGGACGGCGGCAACGGCACGGTGTGA
- the yfcF gene encoding glutathione transferase: MSQPLFTLYVDDRYLSPYAMSAFVALTEKGLNLELETLSLSQGEHLQPAYGTLLRTQRIPALVQGRFHLSESSAISEYLEDRFPAPDYPRLYPEALDDRAKAREVQAWLRSDLAALRNERPTEVIFTKMRGEPLTAEGRQAATKLFRAAEALLPEGEDYLFGSWCIADTDLALMLKRLVLNGDTVPDRLARYARLQWQRPSVQRWLALPRE, translated from the coding sequence ATGTCGCAACCCCTGTTTACTTTGTATGTCGATGATCGCTATCTCAGCCCTTACGCCATGTCAGCGTTTGTCGCGCTGACGGAGAAGGGCCTGAATCTGGAGCTGGAGACCCTCTCCCTCAGTCAGGGGGAGCACCTGCAACCGGCCTACGGTACGCTGTTGCGCACGCAGCGGATCCCGGCGCTGGTGCAGGGGCGGTTCCACCTCTCTGAATCCTCTGCCATCAGTGAGTATCTGGAGGATCGCTTCCCGGCACCGGACTACCCGCGCCTCTACCCGGAAGCGCTGGACGATCGCGCCAAGGCGCGCGAGGTGCAGGCCTGGCTGCGCAGTGATTTGGCGGCGCTGCGCAATGAGCGCCCGACGGAGGTGATTTTTACCAAGATGCGCGGCGAGCCGCTGACGGCAGAGGGACGGCAGGCGGCGACCAAGCTGTTCCGCGCCGCGGAGGCGCTGTTGCCGGAGGGGGAGGATTACCTGTTTGGCAGCTGGTGCATCGCGGATACCGATCTGGCGCTGATGCTCAAGCGGCTGGTGTTGAATGGTGACACGGTGCCAGACCGGTTGGCGCGCTACGCCCGCTTGCAGTGGCAGCGCCCCTCAGTGCAGCGCTGGCTGGCGTTGCCGCGCGAGTAA
- a CDS encoding glycoside-pentoside-hexuronide family transporter → MSEILSVKEKIGYGLGDAASHIVFDNVMLYMMFFYTDIFGIPAGYVGTMFLVARALDALSDPCMGLIADRTRTRFGKFRPYVLFGAVPFGIVCVFTYSTPELSMGGKMVYAAVTYTLLTLMYTVVNIPYCALGGVITADPTQRISLQSYRFVLATAGGMLSTVLMMPLVNLLGGEDKAFGFQAGIGVLALAAVLMLAFCFATTKERVSDEGTVKGTMREDLRDIFQNDQWRIVGWLTLLNILAVSVRGGAMMYYVTYILGNPAVFAMFLGTYSVGNLIGSALAKPLTDWRCKVSIFWWTNAALAVLSIAMFWVPVNASATMFIFIFAIGVLHQLVTPIQWVMMSDTVDYGEWKNGKRLTGVSFAGTLFVLKLGLALGGALIGWLLAGAGYQSNAATQNPATLASIIALFTLVPGACYLLSAIICKRFYTLRTPVLRNILDELAAGAHRNSQSYLNQEMQHENQ, encoded by the coding sequence ATGAGTGAAATTCTTTCGGTCAAAGAGAAGATTGGCTATGGGCTGGGCGATGCCGCCAGCCATATCGTGTTTGATAACGTCATGCTCTACATGATGTTTTTCTACACTGACATTTTCGGCATCCCGGCTGGCTATGTCGGCACCATGTTTTTGGTTGCCCGCGCGCTGGATGCCCTCTCCGACCCCTGCATGGGGTTGATTGCCGATCGCACCCGCACCCGGTTTGGCAAGTTCCGCCCCTATGTGCTGTTCGGTGCCGTTCCGTTCGGCATCGTCTGCGTCTTTACCTACAGCACGCCAGAACTGAGCATGGGCGGCAAGATGGTCTATGCCGCCGTGACCTACACCCTGCTGACGCTGATGTATACCGTGGTCAACATCCCCTACTGTGCATTGGGCGGGGTGATCACGGCTGACCCGACGCAGCGCATCTCGCTGCAATCCTACCGCTTTGTGCTGGCAACCGCGGGCGGCATGCTCAGCACCGTGCTGATGATGCCGCTGGTCAACCTGCTGGGCGGCGAGGACAAGGCGTTTGGCTTCCAGGCCGGTATCGGCGTGCTGGCGCTGGCGGCGGTACTGATGCTGGCCTTCTGCTTTGCCACCACCAAAGAGCGCGTCAGCGATGAGGGCACGGTCAAGGGAACGATGCGCGAGGATCTGCGCGATATTTTCCAGAATGACCAGTGGCGGATTGTTGGCTGGCTGACGCTGCTCAACATCCTCGCCGTGTCGGTGCGCGGCGGCGCGATGATGTACTACGTCACCTATATCCTCGGCAACCCGGCGGTGTTCGCCATGTTCCTCGGCACCTACTCCGTCGGCAACCTGATTGGCAGCGCGCTGGCGAAACCACTGACCGACTGGCGCTGCAAGGTCAGCATCTTCTGGTGGACTAACGCCGCGCTGGCGGTACTCAGCATCGCCATGTTCTGGGTACCGGTTAACGCCAGCGCCACCATGTTCATCTTCATCTTTGCGATTGGCGTGCTGCACCAACTCGTCACCCCCATCCAGTGGGTGATGATGTCCGATACCGTGGACTACGGCGAATGGAAGAACGGCAAGCGCCTGACCGGCGTCAGTTTCGCCGGCACGCTGTTCGTGCTGAAGCTGGGCCTGGCACTGGGCGGCGCACTGATTGGCTGGCTGCTGGCTGGCGCAGGTTACCAGTCCAACGCCGCCACCCAAAACCCGGCCACCCTTGCCAGCATCATTGCGCTGTTCACCCTGGTGCCGGGCGCCTGCTATCTGCTTAGCGCCATCATCTGCAAGCGCTTCTACACCCTGCGCACCCCGGTGCTGCGCAACATTCTCGATGAGCTGGCCGCTGGCGCCCACCGCAATTCGCAGAGCTATCTGAATCAGGAGATGCAACATGAAAATCAGTGA
- a CDS encoding GlsB/YeaQ/YmgE family stress response membrane protein translates to MGILSWVVFGLIAGILAKWIMPGKDGGGFFLTIVLGIVGAVVGGWISTLFGFGRVDGFNFGSFVVAVIGALVVLFIYRKVRS, encoded by the coding sequence ATGGGAATTTTATCTTGGGTTGTTTTTGGCCTGATTGCAGGCATTCTGGCTAAGTGGATTATGCCGGGCAAGGATGGTGGCGGCTTCTTCCTGACCATCGTTCTGGGGATCGTTGGCGCCGTGGTCGGCGGCTGGATCAGTACCCTGTTCGGCTTTGGCCGCGTAGATGGTTTCAACTTCGGCAGCTTCGTGGTGGCCGTCATCGGCGCGCTGGTGGTGCTGTTCATCTACCGCAAGGTACGCAGCTAA
- a CDS encoding DUF1471 domain-containing protein — translation MKNVKYFAVAAALSFAALTSVAQAATLTSQDNGEKLGVVSAANASDLTSLEARLADKAQQAGASSYRIIAVTGNNKLHGTAELYK, via the coding sequence ATGAAAAACGTCAAATATTTTGCTGTAGCCGCCGCCCTCTCCTTTGCCGCGCTGACCTCTGTTGCCCAAGCCGCGACCCTGACCTCGCAAGACAACGGCGAGAAACTGGGCGTGGTCTCCGCGGCCAACGCCAGCGACCTGACCAGCCTGGAAGCGCGACTGGCAGACAAGGCCCAGCAGGCCGGTGCCTCCTCCTACCGCATCATCGCCGTGACCGGTAACAACAAGCTGCATGGCACCGCCGAGCTGTATAAATAA